A region from the Vicinamibacterales bacterium genome encodes:
- a CDS encoding amino acid permease, with protein sequence MSAAGPASTATDVSTLDTEFTRGLGLYDSTMIVVGSMIGSGIFIVSADMARLLGSPGWLLAAWVLTGFLTIVGALSYGELATMMPRAGGQYVYLREAYNPLCGFLYGWTLFLVIQTGTAAAVAVGFARYLGALWPAIADDRYLVPPVHLTTGYALSLSTTQGVALLLIALLTWTNTRGLQYGKVIQNLFTTTKTGALVGLAAVGILAGWNAEAVAGNFGAAWTPRGVTPVVPGLDATTAFGLFVALAVSQTGSLFSADAWNNITFTAGEVKEPQRNVPLSLAFGTVIVIGLYVLANVAYLVTLPLDTMQHVPGDRVATATLDRIFQGAGATIMAVGIMISTFGCANGLLLSGARAYYAMAQDGLFFASAGRLNAAKVPAWGLVLQGVWAAFLVLPRTFDPGTGAYGNVYSNLLDYIVSAALLFYILTIAAVFRLRRSRPDAPRPYKAFGYPLVPALYIAGAAAILLVLVAYRPATTWPGFAIVLLGLPVYAAWARKASLAR encoded by the coding sequence GTGAGCGCCGCCGGCCCGGCCTCGACAGCGACGGACGTCTCGACGCTCGACACCGAGTTCACGCGGGGCCTGGGCCTCTACGACTCGACCATGATCGTGGTCGGCTCGATGATCGGCTCGGGCATCTTCATCGTCTCGGCCGACATGGCGCGGCTCCTCGGCAGCCCCGGGTGGCTCCTGGCCGCCTGGGTGCTCACGGGCTTCCTGACGATCGTCGGCGCGCTGTCGTACGGCGAACTGGCGACGATGATGCCCCGGGCCGGCGGCCAGTACGTGTACCTGCGTGAGGCGTACAACCCGCTCTGCGGCTTCCTGTACGGCTGGACGCTGTTCCTGGTGATTCAGACCGGCACGGCGGCGGCCGTGGCCGTCGGCTTCGCGCGCTACCTCGGCGCGCTCTGGCCGGCCATCGCCGACGATCGGTACCTCGTGCCGCCGGTGCACCTCACCACCGGCTACGCCCTGTCGCTGTCCACCACGCAGGGCGTCGCGCTGCTCCTGATCGCGCTCCTGACGTGGACCAACACGCGCGGGCTGCAGTACGGAAAGGTCATCCAGAACCTGTTCACCACGACGAAGACGGGTGCCCTCGTCGGCCTGGCCGCCGTCGGGATCCTGGCCGGCTGGAACGCCGAGGCCGTGGCCGGCAACTTCGGCGCCGCGTGGACGCCCCGGGGCGTCACGCCAGTGGTGCCCGGGCTCGACGCCACGACCGCCTTCGGGCTCTTCGTGGCCCTCGCCGTGTCGCAGACGGGTTCGCTCTTCTCGGCCGACGCGTGGAACAACATCACGTTCACGGCGGGCGAGGTGAAGGAGCCGCAGCGCAACGTCCCGCTGTCGCTGGCCTTCGGCACCGTGATCGTGATCGGCCTCTACGTGCTGGCCAACGTCGCCTACCTCGTGACGCTGCCACTCGACACCATGCAGCACGTGCCCGGAGACCGCGTGGCCACGGCCACGCTCGATCGGATCTTCCAGGGCGCGGGCGCGACGATCATGGCCGTGGGCATCATGATCTCGACCTTCGGCTGCGCCAACGGCCTGCTGCTCTCGGGGGCCCGCGCCTACTACGCCATGGCCCAGGACGGGCTGTTCTTCGCGAGCGCTGGGCGGCTCAACGCGGCGAAGGTGCCGGCGTGGGGCCTCGTGCTGCAGGGCGTGTGGGCGGCCTTCCTGGTGCTGCCGCGCACCTTCGACCCGGGGACAGGCGCGTACGGGAACGTGTACAGCAACCTGCTCGACTACATCGTGTCGGCGGCGCTGCTCTTCTACATCCTGACGATTGCGGCCGTGTTCCGGCTGCGCCGGTCGCGTCCGGACGCGCCCCGCCCCTACAAGGCGTTCGGGTATCCGCTGGTGCCGGCGCTGTACATCGCCGGGGCGGCCGCCATTCTGCTCGTGCTCGTCGCGTACCGCCCGGCCACCACGTGGCCGGGCTTCGCGATCGTCCTGCTGGGGCTGCCGGTGTACGCCGCGTGGGCCAGGAAGGCGTCACTCGCGCGCTGA
- a CDS encoding DUF411 domain-containing protein, which translates to MEAHDVSDQRLDQVAAESGVTDDLRSCHTAKVEGYTVEGHVPAADIRKMLKERPKITGIAVPGMPMGSPGMEQGSQKDPYNTVAFTKGGAKTVFVKH; encoded by the coding sequence GTGGAAGCCCACGACGTGAGCGATCAGCGGCTGGATCAGGTCGCGGCCGAGTCGGGTGTCACGGACGACCTGCGGTCGTGCCACACGGCCAAGGTCGAGGGATACACGGTGGAGGGCCACGTGCCCGCCGCCGACATCCGGAAGATGCTGAAGGAACGGCCGAAGATCACGGGCATCGCCGTGCCCGGGATGCCGATGGGCTCACCGGGCATGGAGCAGGGCAGCCAGAAGGACCCGTACAACACGGTGGCCTTCACCAAGGGCGGCGCGAAGACCGTCTTCGTCAAGCACTGA